The following proteins are encoded in a genomic region of SAR324 cluster bacterium:
- a CDS encoding FAD-binding and (Fe-S)-binding domain-containing protein, which translates to MTPALANQLFVSNYRLPAELPDKYKDFCKGLLGFLPEERIFTDKLRCLAYGTDASFYRMVPKIVVKVAEENEVSSILRLVYQLEIPVTFRAAGTSLSGQSITDSVLVLLAGNWTGARVESNGERIALEPGVVGSRANDILKPFGRKIGPDPASINSAMIGGIAANNASGMCCGVNFNSYRTLHSMRVILADGHLLDTNDPESCERFRRNHRELLDSLASLANQVCSNLELSDRIKHKYQIKNTTGYSLNALVDYHDPLEILQHLMIGSEGTLGFISEITYRTVPDPAHKGTAFVLFPDIVSACSVVTELKKQKIDAVELFDRSSLKAIEDQPTAPKYLKGLHEDACALLIETGDQRANVKDSKVSKIMKLLSTKKVLVEPEFTSDSTEAAGLWKLRKGLFPSVGNLRKAGTTVIIEDFAVPAHRLAEAVVDLRNLFDKYHYADAILFGHALEGNLHFCFTQDFSTQAEVDRYENLMAEVCKLLVEKYDGSLKAEHGTGRNMAPYVELEWGKEAYGLMKQIKHLFDPANLLNPGVILNNDPKVHVKQLKPLPVANEIIDKCIECGFCETQCPSRDLSLSPRQRITAWREITRLSTTGENKELQSELRKLYHYDGEDTCSTDGLCAMNCPVDIDTGKLIKQLRFDHHSSLENSIANWCENNFALASKLARLGLAMANILHKVLGSDALVGLSRILRKVSGNQIPQWNPHFPKPAPRIDWQHDTKTNSSNVVYFPSCICRMMGPSEGSHTSHAEAVHQVLNRAGYQYVHPEGIEEMCCGVAFDSKGFPRQAKRKTEELREALLKASNNGVYPILCETSPCVQRLNQELSELPIYDPVSFAGEFLLDRLEFQQLEETVVIYPTCSNRKAGHVPKMQDIASKCAKEVVLPHTATCCGTAGDRGIFHPELPEKALNSLKSQIPKNCSLGISNSRTCELGLSMVSDVKFESLFHLLLKASKPKN; encoded by the coding sequence ATGACCCCTGCTTTAGCAAACCAACTTTTCGTTTCGAATTATCGATTGCCAGCTGAATTACCCGATAAATACAAAGATTTTTGCAAAGGGTTGCTAGGTTTTTTGCCAGAAGAAAGAATTTTTACAGATAAGCTTCGGTGTCTCGCTTATGGTACAGACGCTAGTTTTTACAGAATGGTGCCGAAGATTGTTGTAAAAGTAGCTGAAGAGAACGAGGTCTCCAGTATCCTCCGGTTGGTGTATCAATTAGAAATTCCAGTAACTTTTAGAGCTGCGGGTACTAGTCTTTCAGGACAGTCAATTACTGACTCTGTGCTGGTTTTGTTAGCGGGGAATTGGACTGGTGCAAGAGTAGAATCCAATGGTGAACGAATTGCTTTGGAACCCGGTGTAGTTGGGTCAAGAGCAAACGATATTTTAAAGCCATTTGGCAGAAAAATTGGCCCAGATCCAGCCTCCATCAATTCTGCGATGATTGGTGGGATCGCAGCCAATAACGCTAGTGGCATGTGCTGTGGAGTCAATTTCAACAGTTACCGCACTCTGCATAGTATGCGGGTTATTCTTGCAGATGGTCATCTTCTAGATACAAACGACCCTGAAAGCTGCGAACGTTTTCGCAGGAATCATCGAGAACTGTTGGATTCCCTAGCCTCCCTTGCTAACCAAGTCTGTAGCAACTTAGAACTCTCTGATCGTATCAAGCACAAATATCAGATTAAAAACACCACAGGTTACAGTCTGAATGCACTGGTTGATTATCACGATCCTCTAGAGATTCTTCAGCATCTCATGATTGGGTCAGAGGGGACTTTGGGTTTCATCTCAGAAATTACCTATAGAACTGTTCCTGATCCAGCCCACAAAGGAACTGCATTTGTCTTGTTTCCTGACATTGTTTCGGCATGTTCGGTGGTAACTGAGCTAAAGAAACAGAAGATCGATGCAGTTGAACTCTTTGATCGCTCAAGTCTTAAGGCCATTGAAGACCAGCCCACCGCACCAAAGTATCTCAAGGGTCTGCATGAAGATGCATGTGCTCTTTTGATTGAGACAGGAGACCAGCGAGCAAATGTAAAGGATTCAAAAGTCAGTAAGATAATGAAGCTTCTGAGCACTAAAAAAGTCTTGGTAGAGCCTGAATTTACTTCAGATTCAACCGAAGCTGCGGGGCTCTGGAAACTCAGAAAAGGATTATTCCCATCTGTAGGAAACCTGCGAAAGGCGGGTACAACAGTCATTATTGAAGATTTTGCTGTACCAGCCCATAGATTGGCTGAGGCTGTAGTTGATTTGAGAAATCTGTTTGACAAGTATCACTATGCAGATGCGATTCTCTTTGGCCATGCACTCGAAGGGAACCTTCACTTCTGTTTCACTCAAGATTTTTCAACACAAGCAGAAGTCGATCGTTACGAGAATTTGATGGCAGAGGTTTGCAAACTTCTTGTAGAAAAATATGATGGCTCATTGAAGGCGGAACATGGTACTGGAAGAAACATGGCGCCTTATGTTGAATTAGAGTGGGGAAAAGAAGCGTATGGTTTGATGAAACAAATAAAGCATTTGTTTGATCCTGCAAACTTGCTGAATCCTGGGGTGATCCTGAACAATGATCCCAAAGTTCATGTCAAACAACTTAAACCTCTTCCAGTGGCAAATGAGATAATCGACAAATGCATTGAATGCGGTTTTTGCGAAACACAATGTCCCTCACGGGACTTGAGTTTATCGCCAAGGCAAAGAATTACTGCGTGGCGAGAAATAACCAGACTATCAACGACGGGAGAAAATAAAGAACTACAGTCGGAATTGAGGAAGCTTTATCACTATGACGGTGAGGATACCTGTTCTACGGACGGTCTTTGTGCAATGAACTGCCCGGTCGATATTGATACAGGTAAATTGATCAAGCAGTTGCGCTTTGACCACCATTCCAGTCTAGAAAACAGCATTGCCAATTGGTGTGAAAATAACTTTGCGCTGGCTTCAAAACTTGCTCGTCTGGGCTTAGCGATGGCAAACATATTACACAAGGTACTCGGTAGTGATGCACTTGTCGGATTGAGCCGTATTCTTCGAAAAGTAAGTGGTAATCAAATTCCCCAATGGAATCCACATTTTCCAAAGCCGGCTCCAAGGATTGATTGGCAACATGATACCAAAACAAACTCGAGCAATGTTGTTTACTTCCCAAGCTGTATCTGCAGGATGATGGGGCCCTCTGAAGGCAGTCATACATCTCATGCAGAAGCAGTTCACCAAGTTCTAAATCGTGCTGGCTATCAATATGTTCATCCGGAAGGAATTGAGGAAATGTGTTGTGGGGTTGCCTTCGATAGCAAAGGCTTTCCAAGACAAGCCAAGCGTAAAACAGAGGAACTCAGAGAAGCACTTTTGAAAGCATCCAACAACGGGGTGTACCCAATTCTTTGTGAAACTAGTCCATGCGTTCAGCGCTTGAATCAAGAATTGTCAGAATTACCAATTTATGATCCTGTTTCATTTGCAGGAGAATTTTTACTAGATCGGCTCGAGTTTCAGCAATTGGAAGAGACCGTTGTGATTTATCCAACCTGCAGTAATCGTAAGGCAGGGCATGTTCCCAAAATGCAGGATATTGCTAGTAAATGTGCGAAGGAAGTCGTTCTACCACACACAGCTACTTGCTGTGGTACTGCCGGAGATCGAGGAATTTTTCACCCTGAGCTTCCCGAAAAAGCGCTGAACAGTTTAAAGAGTCAAATCCCAAAAAATTGTTCACTGGGTATTTCTAATAGCAGAACGTGCGAGCTTGGGCTCTCCATGGTATCGGATGTAAAATTTGAATCTCTGTTTCACCTTCTACTCAAGGCATCAAAGCCAAAAAATTGA
- a CDS encoding lipoprotein insertase outer membrane protein LolB — protein sequence MRSNVYEGSAREKVTSQFFIWPVILGLAACQTTQSPNPQNLTKTAQLYSGRILIQTEYEKQTGDIELLLQDDGVRLRVLAPVIGSRIWELRANDSQILLYDYRDQSSSLHENSMEIREEFLGVDVKLAEIQELLQQPTKVSLLEVEKRDEDQRVIELVKRDSVLGDRLSVKINRWQEGEAGLFPQKMKLEDPFTGNKIILVFRARQEITGEPLVFEELSTFKPSS from the coding sequence TTGCGAAGCAATGTTTATGAAGGATCCGCAAGAGAAAAAGTAACTTCTCAGTTCTTCATCTGGCCAGTCATTCTCGGGCTGGCTGCCTGTCAAACGACCCAATCTCCAAATCCCCAGAACCTTACAAAAACAGCACAACTCTATTCAGGCCGCATACTCATTCAAACTGAGTATGAAAAGCAGACTGGTGATATAGAATTACTGCTACAAGATGATGGTGTTCGTTTAAGAGTATTAGCTCCTGTAATCGGAAGTCGAATTTGGGAATTACGAGCAAATGATTCACAAATTTTGCTGTACGACTATCGTGATCAGTCTTCATCACTCCACGAAAACTCCATGGAGATTCGGGAAGAATTTTTAGGGGTAGACGTGAAACTGGCCGAAATTCAAGAATTACTTCAGCAACCAACCAAAGTTAGTTTACTGGAGGTAGAAAAGAGGGATGAGGATCAGCGCGTGATCGAGTTGGTAAAACGAGACAGCGTTTTGGGCGATCGACTCAGTGTAAAGATCAATAGATGGCAAGAGGGAGAAGCTGGTCTGTTTCCCCAGAAAATGAAGCTCGAAGATCCCTTTACTGGAAACAAAATCATTTTGGTTTTTCGGGCAAGACAAGAGATCACCGGAGAGCCTCTTGTCTTCGAAGAACTGTCAACGTTCAAACCCTCCAGCTAA
- a CDS encoding glycosyltransferase family 9 protein, protein MRKILLIRTDRIGDTLLTLPVVKPIKEKWPDCQIDFLARKYTHPILKNVKEISQILNYDHEGAHRGIRGHQRLANEIQQQEYDSAILFYPRFGLTFALWRADVPRRIGTSHRWYSFLLTDRVHQSRRECLKHEVEYNLDLLEPIIQDVKSEIPQFRLAIPEKTKLEVQGKLNANDILEKYFVVHPGNGDSAPNLSWDQYRQLIQQVSLSGIRVVLTGVDLEKEYNESLKSEFSTNNIIDLTGTLSLEQMIALLSEACGLITTSTGPAHIASAVGTPVTTFFCPAIPHTPDRWGPLENLERVTTPKLTNSHCKMKQCPHGTHGCLATCLQDDEISQALNYLL, encoded by the coding sequence TTGCGAAAAATTTTACTCATTCGAACTGATCGCATTGGCGATACATTGCTTACCCTCCCTGTTGTCAAACCCATCAAAGAAAAGTGGCCCGATTGTCAGATTGACTTCCTAGCCAGAAAATACACGCACCCTATCTTGAAAAATGTAAAAGAGATTAGCCAGATACTCAATTATGACCATGAAGGAGCTCACCGAGGCATCAGAGGACATCAACGTCTTGCCAATGAAATCCAGCAACAAGAGTATGATTCTGCAATTCTTTTCTATCCCCGATTCGGTTTAACATTTGCCTTATGGAGGGCTGACGTACCCAGGCGAATTGGCACAAGCCACCGTTGGTATTCTTTCTTATTGACTGATCGGGTCCATCAGTCTCGAAGAGAATGCCTGAAACATGAAGTTGAGTACAATCTCGATCTCCTAGAACCAATCATCCAGGATGTAAAAAGTGAGATTCCACAGTTTCGTTTAGCTATTCCTGAAAAAACAAAGCTAGAAGTTCAAGGTAAACTTAATGCGAATGACATCCTCGAGAAATACTTTGTTGTTCATCCAGGGAATGGAGATTCCGCACCCAACCTTAGCTGGGATCAATACAGACAACTAATTCAGCAAGTTTCTCTTTCTGGTATAAGAGTCGTGCTCACAGGAGTAGATTTAGAAAAAGAATACAATGAATCACTTAAATCAGAATTCTCAACGAATAATATCATTGATCTGACTGGCACATTAAGTTTGGAGCAAATGATAGCTCTGCTTTCAGAGGCTTGCGGCTTGATTACGACAAGCACTGGACCTGCTCATATAGCTAGTGCAGTTGGAACTCCAGTTACTACCTTTTTTTGCCCAGCGATACCACACACTCCTGACCGGTGGGGACCTTTGGAAAATTTGGAGCGTGTCACCACACCAAAATTAACGAACAGCCACTGTAAAATGAAACAATGCCCGCACGGTACTCATGGTTGTCTGGCTACTTGTTTGCAGGATGATGAAATCAGCCAGGCTCTAAATTATCTACTCTGA
- a CDS encoding metal-sensitive transcriptional regulator has translation MANHPDHDKQLPRLRRVEGQVRGIQTMISERRYCVDILTQLRALEGAVQQVEKNILEDHLNHCVQQALIQSDPEAAQQKIQEIVKLLKK, from the coding sequence ATGGCGAACCATCCTGATCATGACAAACAATTACCTCGCTTGCGAAGGGTAGAAGGACAGGTTCGGGGTATACAGACAATGATCTCAGAAAGGAGATATTGTGTTGACATCCTGACTCAGTTACGTGCTTTAGAAGGAGCTGTCCAGCAGGTAGAGAAAAATATTCTAGAAGATCATCTAAATCATTGCGTCCAACAGGCGCTTATACAATCTGACCCGGAAGCTGCTCAACAAAAAATTCAAGAAATTGTGAAACTCCTTAAAAAGTAG
- a CDS encoding heavy metal translocating P-type ATPase, whose product MLSIILESKQDLQDTKQLAAKDSKAFAQYQLQNVRCAGCVRSIENSLEELRGVEHAEVNLALSNCRVEYDSDRLSDNEIQNLLSQKGYSPERLLSNNFSSLSYPDSSQESSNWKWALIGTLPLFLLAMGPMVYLQLPTFLDPYESPKFYVLTQWILILPVLWAGRDFYKNGFRSLFGGNPDMDTLVALGTGAALLWSFVSFTSILQGTSLIEAPLYLESAGIIITMILIGRYLEGKSRSQTTSAIRELWLLQPSKARLLQGENEREVPSEILVKGDLIRLQPGDRVPADGLVKDGYSSMDESMMTGESLPIEKSIGDFIQAGTVNQQGTLLVEVQKVGPDTALQKIIQNVIGAQNDKIPIARLVDQFSRHFVKFVLLIAILTGGTWYYLGASWPQILEHIIAVLVIACPCALGLATPVAILVATTTGARNGLLMRNASALECAAKAKIIALDKTGTLTSGKPQLHKMQTASNITESEVLTLAASVEKSSEHPLAQAIIKAAKQRSLVLSKAEEFLAISGLSVQAKVQNQLIQLGSEKWLQESGLNVPENIKIPDQASTLVHVVRDGCWIGLLECQDELRSESKSFIKFAKKQGREIAILSGDRSKAVHSTALELGVTNWDAELSPLEKATKIQQWQDQKQLVLFVGDGMNDALSLTKADVGVTLRSGTGLALETSDAVLMKNDLRHLARLLLLSRETIKNIKQNLFWAFGYNFLSIPLAAGAFSAWGINLNPEWAALAMALSSISVVSNAQRLKSLKIPKID is encoded by the coding sequence ATGTTATCAATCATTCTTGAATCCAAACAAGATTTGCAGGATACCAAGCAGTTAGCAGCAAAAGATTCTAAAGCTTTTGCTCAGTATCAACTTCAGAATGTACGCTGTGCAGGCTGTGTGCGATCTATTGAGAACTCATTGGAAGAATTGAGGGGAGTTGAGCATGCGGAAGTCAATTTAGCCTTATCAAACTGTCGAGTTGAGTACGATTCTGATCGATTATCAGATAACGAAATTCAGAATTTACTTTCTCAAAAAGGTTACTCCCCAGAAAGGCTTCTATCTAATAATTTTAGTTCACTTTCATACCCAGATTCTTCACAAGAAAGCAGTAACTGGAAGTGGGCGCTAATTGGGACACTGCCTTTATTCTTATTGGCCATGGGCCCGATGGTGTACCTTCAATTGCCTACCTTTCTGGATCCATATGAATCTCCAAAGTTTTATGTACTTACTCAGTGGATACTGATCCTTCCTGTTCTTTGGGCTGGCAGGGATTTCTACAAGAATGGTTTTCGTTCTCTATTTGGAGGAAATCCTGACATGGACACTCTTGTTGCCCTTGGAACAGGAGCAGCACTACTCTGGAGCTTTGTCAGCTTCACATCGATTCTGCAAGGAACTTCTCTCATTGAAGCCCCACTCTACCTAGAATCTGCTGGGATAATTATAACCATGATCCTGATCGGCAGGTATCTAGAGGGAAAAAGCCGCAGCCAAACTACAAGTGCAATCAGAGAATTGTGGTTGCTCCAGCCATCAAAAGCTAGGTTACTGCAAGGTGAAAATGAGCGTGAAGTTCCTAGCGAAATATTGGTCAAGGGTGATCTAATTCGCTTGCAACCAGGCGATCGGGTTCCGGCTGACGGTTTAGTCAAAGATGGGTACAGTAGTATGGATGAATCGATGATGACTGGCGAAAGCCTTCCCATCGAGAAATCAATTGGTGACTTCATACAAGCTGGTACAGTCAATCAACAGGGAACGCTGCTTGTTGAGGTCCAAAAAGTAGGTCCTGACACCGCATTACAGAAAATCATCCAAAATGTGATTGGTGCCCAAAATGATAAGATTCCCATAGCCAGACTGGTCGATCAATTTTCAAGACATTTCGTCAAATTTGTTCTTTTGATCGCGATACTCACTGGTGGAACTTGGTATTATCTGGGGGCAAGTTGGCCTCAAATTCTTGAACATATCATTGCCGTGCTAGTGATTGCATGCCCATGTGCACTGGGATTGGCTACCCCAGTCGCCATTTTGGTGGCGACTACTACAGGAGCGCGCAACGGGTTACTGATGCGTAATGCAAGTGCGTTGGAGTGTGCTGCAAAGGCTAAAATTATTGCACTCGATAAAACTGGCACCTTGACTTCTGGGAAGCCCCAACTTCATAAAATGCAAACTGCATCAAATATCACAGAATCAGAGGTTCTGACTCTTGCTGCTTCAGTTGAAAAATCATCTGAGCATCCTCTTGCTCAAGCCATTATCAAAGCTGCCAAACAGCGATCCTTAGTACTTTCAAAAGCTGAGGAATTTCTGGCAATTTCTGGCTTAAGTGTTCAGGCAAAAGTTCAAAACCAACTGATTCAACTCGGTAGTGAAAAGTGGCTTCAGGAGTCAGGGCTCAATGTGCCAGAAAATATAAAGATACCAGATCAGGCATCTACTCTTGTGCATGTAGTGCGGGATGGATGCTGGATTGGATTATTGGAGTGCCAGGATGAATTACGGTCAGAGAGCAAATCTTTTATAAAATTCGCTAAAAAACAAGGTAGAGAGATAGCTATTCTTTCGGGTGACCGCTCCAAAGCAGTTCATTCAACAGCACTTGAACTAGGAGTCACGAATTGGGATGCTGAATTATCACCACTGGAAAAAGCTACTAAAATTCAGCAATGGCAAGATCAGAAACAATTGGTACTATTTGTGGGAGACGGCATGAATGATGCGCTTTCGTTAACGAAAGCCGATGTCGGAGTTACTCTCCGGAGTGGAACGGGGCTGGCTTTAGAAACTTCGGATGCTGTACTAATGAAAAATGATTTACGGCACCTAGCTAGGCTACTTTTGTTAAGCCGAGAAACGATTAAGAACATAAAACAAAATTTATTTTGGGCTTTTGGCTATAATTTCTTGAGCATCCCCCTAGCGGCAGGGGCTTTCAGTGCTTGGGGAATCAACCTCAATCCAGAGTGGGCAGCACTTGCAATGGCTCTCAGTTCAATCTCTGTAGTCAGCAATGCACAACGCCTAAAATCACTTAAAATTCCTAAGATCGATTAG
- the carA gene encoding glutamine-hydrolyzing carbamoyl-phosphate synthase small subunit, giving the protein MQEGVLVLKSGEVFEGLLHGSGESPQGEVIFNTSMTGYQEILTDPSYSGQIVTMTYPHIGNYGINPEEMESTKVHAQGLIVRELSLVPSNWRSSKPLKEWLMEHGVSILEGIDTRALVKRIRTGECNGVIAGKPKNSEAFEELRKRAVNLQSMEGQNWADQVSTIKVYDWEIPKDVKFQVVAYDFGIKHNILRLMANLGMQVRVVPSSTPASLVLEQNPDGVFLSNGPGDPAVVQGAIENVKALLGKVPIFGICLGHQILSLALGCRTYKLECGHHGANHPIMDYQTNKIEIASHNHGFAVDESNLPKGVRVTHRNLNDETIAGIEWTNSPAYSVQYHPEAAPGPHDSQYLFQRFEEMMQSNK; this is encoded by the coding sequence ATGCAAGAAGGTGTGTTGGTCTTGAAATCTGGTGAAGTATTCGAAGGTTTGCTTCATGGCTCAGGAGAGTCCCCACAAGGAGAGGTGATTTTCAATACATCAATGACGGGTTATCAAGAAATTCTAACAGATCCATCCTATTCTGGTCAGATAGTCACGATGACATACCCCCATATTGGAAATTATGGGATCAATCCTGAAGAGATGGAGTCAACAAAGGTACATGCCCAAGGTTTGATCGTGAGAGAACTCAGCCTCGTCCCCAGTAATTGGCGGAGTTCAAAGCCGCTTAAAGAATGGTTGATGGAGCACGGTGTGTCTATCTTGGAAGGAATTGATACGAGGGCGCTGGTCAAGAGAATAAGAACAGGCGAGTGCAACGGAGTGATCGCAGGAAAGCCTAAAAATTCCGAAGCTTTTGAGGAATTACGAAAGAGAGCTGTGAATCTTCAATCAATGGAAGGTCAAAATTGGGCAGATCAGGTTTCTACAATAAAAGTTTATGATTGGGAAATACCGAAAGATGTTAAATTTCAAGTAGTCGCCTACGATTTTGGAATTAAACACAATATTTTGCGTCTGATGGCCAACCTAGGAATGCAAGTGAGAGTGGTTCCATCATCTACTCCTGCTTCGCTAGTTTTAGAGCAAAACCCTGATGGAGTCTTTTTATCCAATGGGCCCGGAGATCCGGCTGTTGTGCAGGGTGCAATTGAGAATGTGAAAGCACTACTTGGGAAAGTTCCAATCTTTGGCATTTGTCTTGGCCATCAGATACTTTCACTGGCCTTAGGATGTCGAACCTATAAATTAGAATGTGGTCACCACGGTGCAAATCATCCAATTATGGATTACCAAACCAATAAGATTGAGATTGCCAGTCACAATCATGGGTTTGCAGTAGATGAGTCTAATCTTCCCAAAGGTGTTCGAGTCACACATCGGAATCTGAATGACGAAACAATTGCTGGGATTGAATGGACCAATTCTCCAGCTTATTCCGTTCAGTATCATCCTGAAGCTGCCCCAGGACCCCACGACTCACAATATCTCTTCCAAAGATTTGAGGAGATGATGCAAAGTAATAAGTAG